In one Candidatus Peribacter riflensis genomic region, the following are encoded:
- a CDS encoding diacylglycerol kinase: MVQQFAKSAANAFRGITFVWQRERNFRIESMIGILVMLAAVALGFTYMEVVLVLVTVSVVLGAELFNSVIEEILDVVEPHYSVHVGRLKDVTAGVVLLLSLFAGVIGVLTIIHHYTYVLP; encoded by the coding sequence ATGGTCCAGCAATTCGCAAAAAGCGCGGCCAACGCCTTCAGGGGAATCACCTTCGTCTGGCAGCGGGAGCGCAATTTTCGCATCGAGAGCATGATTGGCATCCTCGTGATGCTTGCCGCTGTCGCCCTCGGCTTCACGTACATGGAGGTGGTCTTGGTCCTCGTCACGGTTTCGGTCGTGCTGGGTGCCGAGCTCTTCAATTCCGTCATCGAGGAGATTCTGGATGTCGTGGAGCCCCACTACTCGGTGCACGTGGGCCGGCTGAAGGATGTGACAGCAGGAGTCGTGCTGCTGCTCTCTCTCTTCGCAGGCGTCATCGGCGTCCTCACGATCATCCATCACTACACCTACGTTTTACCCTAG
- a CDS encoding large subunit ribosomal protein L13: MKTSTPKAPAPRWLLIDAEGQVLGRLAARVALMLRGKNKALFSPHQLCGDHVVVVNAAKLTMTPAKFRRKTYFTHTGYLGHLKAIPLQRMFEERPVELIEQSVHGMLPRNRLRPQALKRLHVFAGADHTFEAQKPVLTPLR, translated from the coding sequence ATGAAGACCTCCACGCCCAAAGCACCGGCTCCACGCTGGCTCCTCATCGATGCGGAGGGCCAGGTGCTCGGCCGTCTCGCCGCGCGCGTGGCGCTCATGCTGCGCGGCAAGAATAAGGCGCTGTTTTCGCCTCATCAGTTGTGCGGGGATCACGTCGTCGTCGTGAATGCCGCCAAGCTCACCATGACGCCCGCCAAATTCCGCCGCAAGACGTACTTTACGCACACGGGGTATCTGGGGCATCTGAAGGCGATTCCCCTCCAGAGAATGTTTGAAGAGCGTCCGGTCGAGCTCATCGAGCAATCCGTGCACGGCATGCTCCCCCGCAACCGTCTGCGCCCGCAAGCGCTCAAGCGCCTGCATGTGTTTGCGGGTGCCGATCACACCTTCGAGGCGCAGAAGCCTGTTCTCACTCCCCTCCGGTAA
- a CDS encoding sugar-phosphate isomerase, RpiB/LacA/LacB family, which yields MQLPPRIVLAADHAGFPLKEAVKKHLMQQGVDVVDVGTFSEESVDYPAIIRKGCAAALEQQTFAIIFGGSGNGEAMAANKVRGIRAALVYSDETATLARSHNDANVMSLGGRLTTPKDALRFVDLFLQTDFEGGRHLKRVQDLEA from the coding sequence ATGCAACTCCCTCCTCGCATCGTCCTTGCAGCCGATCACGCCGGTTTCCCCCTCAAAGAAGCCGTGAAGAAGCATCTGATGCAGCAGGGGGTCGATGTGGTGGACGTCGGAACCTTCTCCGAAGAATCGGTGGATTATCCCGCCATCATCCGCAAGGGGTGTGCGGCGGCGCTGGAGCAGCAGACGTTCGCCATCATCTTCGGCGGGAGCGGCAATGGTGAGGCCATGGCGGCCAACAAGGTCCGCGGCATCCGGGCGGCGCTCGTCTACAGTGACGAAACCGCCACGCTTGCACGCTCGCACAACGATGCCAATGTGATGAGCCTGGGCGGGAGGCTGACCACGCCCAAAGATGCCCTGCGCTTCGTCGATCTCTTTCTCCAAACCGATTTTGAGGGCGGGCGGCACCTCAAGCGCGTGCAGGATCTCGAAGCGTAA
- a CDS encoding small subunit ribosomal protein S9, whose product MQPTEKKRQYLSGVGKRKTAIARVKVFEGGSGEAIVNGLKIREYFDTAFQTENALSPLVLANLKGRIDVEAITRGGGKEAQSDAVRHGLSRALLLVSPELRGDLKRAGYLRRDARIKERKKPGLKRARRAPQWQKR is encoded by the coding sequence ATGCAACCCACAGAGAAGAAACGGCAGTACCTGAGCGGCGTCGGCAAGCGCAAGACCGCCATTGCCCGCGTGAAGGTTTTTGAGGGCGGGTCCGGCGAGGCGATCGTGAACGGTCTCAAGATCAGAGAGTACTTCGATACGGCATTCCAGACAGAGAACGCTCTGTCGCCCCTCGTCCTCGCGAACCTCAAAGGGCGCATCGATGTCGAGGCGATCACGCGTGGCGGAGGCAAGGAAGCACAGTCCGATGCCGTGCGGCACGGCCTGAGCCGCGCTCTCTTGCTCGTCAGCCCCGAATTGCGCGGTGACCTCAAGCGTGCCGGCTACCTGCGCCGCGATGCACGCATCAAGGAGCGCAAGAAGCCGGGCCTCAAGCGCGCCCGCCGTGCGCCGCAGTGGCAGAAACGATAG
- a CDS encoding DNA-directed RNA polymerase subunit alpha gives MRATHFLPLCPMHIIQEEIGLPTFSVTPVTKGDATHAVFVIGPLPPGYGMTLGNALRRALLSSLPGAAVLSMRVHGAQHEYATVKGVQETILDIGLNLKRLKMRKHGKDLEVITLQAKGPKVVTAEDLKVSSDIEVLNKDLPILTVEKGGAIDMQITVGKGVGYAPASERNKKQNEPGLIHIDAIFSPVEKVRFTVETARVGQRTDLEKLVVDVQTNGSLSAEEAVQFASQLLKSYFEYFGSTEKVVEPEFIADFSRAGPQVGETGMDLSVKESYTPIEILNFSPRTLNALINAGVGSIEQLTKCTEAALSNFRGFGAKALEEVKQTLAERGLKLSEESLDS, from the coding sequence GTGCGGGCCACCCATTTCCTTCCTCTCTGTCCCATGCACATCATTCAGGAAGAGATTGGTCTCCCCACCTTCAGCGTCACGCCCGTGACGAAAGGGGATGCCACCCACGCCGTCTTCGTGATCGGGCCCCTGCCGCCGGGGTACGGGATGACTTTGGGCAACGCGCTCCGACGTGCGCTCTTGAGCAGCCTCCCGGGTGCCGCTGTTCTCTCGATGCGCGTCCATGGCGCGCAGCACGAATACGCGACGGTCAAAGGGGTACAAGAGACGATTCTGGATATCGGGCTCAACTTAAAGCGCCTCAAGATGCGCAAGCACGGCAAGGATCTGGAGGTCATCACACTCCAGGCGAAGGGTCCCAAGGTGGTCACCGCCGAAGATCTGAAGGTCTCTTCGGATATCGAAGTCCTGAACAAGGATCTGCCCATCCTCACTGTCGAGAAAGGCGGAGCGATCGACATGCAGATCACCGTGGGCAAAGGTGTGGGATACGCGCCGGCTTCCGAACGCAACAAGAAGCAGAACGAGCCGGGGCTCATCCACATCGATGCCATTTTCAGCCCGGTCGAGAAGGTCCGGTTCACCGTAGAGACGGCCCGCGTGGGTCAGCGTACGGACTTAGAGAAGCTCGTCGTGGATGTGCAGACGAATGGCTCCCTTTCGGCGGAGGAGGCGGTACAGTTCGCTTCGCAGCTCCTCAAGAGTTACTTCGAATACTTCGGCTCGACCGAGAAGGTGGTGGAGCCCGAGTTCATCGCCGATTTCTCGCGCGCAGGACCGCAAGTCGGCGAGACGGGCATGGATCTGTCGGTGAAAGAGAGCTACACGCCGATCGAGATTCTCAATTTCTCGCCGCGCACGCTCAATGCCCTCATTAATGCGGGCGTGGGCTCCATCGAACAACTCACCAAGTGCACGGAAGCGGCTCTCAGTAACTTCCGCGGATTCGGCGCCAAGGCCCTCGAAGAAGTGAAACAGACCCTGGCCGAGCGCGGGCTCAAACTCTCTGAGGAATCCTTGGACAGCTGA
- a CDS encoding translation initiation factor IF-1, which produces MFINTNFHLLVKMASNSLLAQKRLCRMPRLSFVYFFLRSVSKQDVIELVGVVEETFPNAMFRVRITSDQAKNHELLCHLAGRMRVHRVRILPGDRVKVEMTPYDLKKGRIVYRFSPDRPPVAQEEPAR; this is translated from the coding sequence ATGTTTATCAACACAAATTTCCATCTTCTCGTGAAAATGGCATCCAATTCCTTGCTGGCGCAGAAACGGCTCTGTAGGATGCCTCGGCTTTCGTTCGTGTATTTTTTCTTGCGCTCTGTGTCCAAGCAGGATGTGATTGAACTCGTCGGCGTGGTGGAAGAAACTTTTCCCAACGCCATGTTCCGAGTCCGAATCACGAGTGACCAAGCCAAAAACCACGAACTCCTTTGCCACCTCGCTGGGCGCATGCGGGTGCATCGCGTCCGCATCCTTCCCGGTGATCGGGTGAAAGTGGAAATGACGCCCTACGATCTCAAGAAAGGTCGCATCGTCTACCGCTTCTCTCCGGATCGTCCCCCTGTTGCTCAGGAGGAACCTGCCCGGTGA
- a CDS encoding small subunit ribosomal protein S13, with protein sequence MIRVSGVVLPGNKHIVIALTHIKGIGRPLASKILAELRIPLEKKADALSEEEQARIRSRVERETVEGELTRKISMDVKRLQDIGTWRGYRHRKKLPVRGQTSRRNARTKRGKKKTGLSGRVTLTKT encoded by the coding sequence ATGATCCGCGTTTCTGGAGTTGTCCTTCCCGGCAATAAGCACATCGTCATTGCCCTGACGCACATCAAGGGCATCGGGCGACCGCTGGCGTCGAAGATTCTGGCGGAACTCCGCATCCCCCTCGAAAAGAAAGCCGATGCTCTCTCCGAAGAGGAGCAGGCCCGCATCCGTTCCCGCGTCGAGCGCGAGACCGTGGAGGGCGAACTCACGCGCAAGATATCGATGGATGTCAAACGTCTGCAGGATATCGGCACGTGGCGCGGCTACCGTCACCGCAAGAAGCTCCCCGTGCGCGGACAGACCTCGCGCCGCAATGCCCGCACGAAGCGTGGCAAGAAGAAGACGGGTCTCTCTGGTCGCGTGACGCTCACCAAGACGTAA
- a CDS encoding alpha-1,2-glucosyltransferase — translation MHADASSSAGLRRVIEIVLAVMTAAAALQVFLALQHAPLVFDEVFHFERIEGLLRGTMRLQDWGVMLPGYHLFIAGMLRLSGFASVPAARFVTFLVSVACCAAAFSVAFSLDRKSALLRTLQVATLPILLPFFPLLYTDTLSLCILLFATFAALRGWALLSGVLLLAAVGVRQNNVLWVPLLFAIVLGRETTWQIVPTELSEWLHESAARLRAHRSRSVFVRVSLPFLLPVAAFVTFVLVTGRASLNPVLAASHPFPSFSLGNVFTALSIFAALFLPLVCARVRSIAELLVRRRWVLIGIAALFFLFFIGFRVNHPANSDPAYFRDAVLLAAAAGGLPGLLFFLASALALLTMIVTPLMRRSFVLLYPLALLYLGGSWLIDIRYAIVPLVLFLLFRKALSWRMELLQLLFNFVLCLWVFL, via the coding sequence ATGCATGCTGATGCATCTTCGTCCGCAGGCCTGCGCAGAGTGATTGAAATCGTGCTGGCCGTGATGACGGCTGCGGCGGCGCTCCAGGTGTTTTTGGCACTCCAGCATGCACCCCTGGTCTTTGACGAGGTCTTCCACTTTGAGCGCATCGAGGGGCTTCTGCGCGGCACCATGCGGCTTCAGGATTGGGGCGTGATGCTGCCGGGGTACCACCTATTCATTGCAGGAATGCTTCGCCTGAGCGGGTTTGCGTCCGTTCCCGCGGCACGCTTCGTGACGTTCCTCGTGAGCGTGGCCTGCTGCGCCGCCGCTTTTTCGGTGGCCTTCTCACTCGACCGGAAATCCGCCCTCCTGCGCACGCTGCAGGTGGCCACCCTGCCCATTCTGCTGCCGTTCTTCCCACTGCTCTACACCGACACGCTGTCGCTCTGCATCCTCCTCTTCGCCACCTTCGCCGCACTCAGGGGATGGGCCCTGCTCTCGGGTGTGCTGCTGCTCGCGGCCGTGGGTGTGCGCCAGAACAACGTGCTCTGGGTGCCGCTCCTCTTTGCTATTGTGCTCGGACGCGAGACGACATGGCAGATCGTTCCGACGGAACTTTCTGAATGGCTGCACGAGTCGGCAGCACGACTGCGTGCACACCGTTCCCGCTCTGTGTTCGTAAGGGTAAGCCTGCCGTTTCTGCTGCCGGTGGCGGCCTTCGTCACCTTCGTTTTGGTTACCGGGCGCGCCTCCCTCAATCCTGTTCTGGCGGCCTCGCATCCTTTTCCCTCTTTCTCGCTCGGCAACGTCTTCACTGCCCTTTCGATCTTTGCGGCACTTTTTCTGCCTTTGGTCTGCGCACGTGTCCGGAGTATTGCGGAGCTGCTGGTGCGTCGGCGGTGGGTGCTCATCGGCATTGCGGCGCTCTTCTTTCTCTTCTTCATCGGTTTCCGCGTCAACCATCCCGCAAACAGCGACCCTGCGTATTTCCGCGATGCGGTGCTGCTCGCAGCGGCTGCAGGCGGCCTGCCCGGTCTGCTCTTTTTCCTCGCCTCTGCACTGGCCCTGCTCACGATGATCGTGACGCCGCTCATGCGCCGGAGCTTCGTTCTGCTCTATCCCCTTGCGCTCCTGTACCTCGGCGGCAGCTGGCTCATCGACATCCGCTATGCCATCGTGCCACTCGTGCTCTTTCTCCTCTTCCGCAAGGCGCTCTCCTGGAGGATGGAATTGCTGCAGCTGCTGTTCAACTTCGTGCTCTGTCTGTGGGTGTTCCTCTGA
- a CDS encoding small subunit ribosomal protein S4 — protein MKYTGPKAKRCRRQGSNIYGADKYDKILQRKPYGPGKGPKTRPTRPSEYAKQLKEKQKARDMYGLSERQFRILYAEATKKAGQTGETFKQLLERRLDNVIYRAGLALTRMQARQFVSHGHFLIDGVRVSVPSYRVQPGEVIIMRERNKRSPVYGPIIDAHEKYMPPKWLKVDHGAMKVEVVALPAPDDAEQAIDVRQVVEFYSRT, from the coding sequence ATGAAGTACACAGGTCCAAAGGCGAAACGATGCCGTCGGCAGGGCTCCAACATCTACGGGGCCGACAAGTATGACAAAATTCTGCAGCGCAAGCCCTACGGTCCCGGTAAGGGGCCGAAGACGCGCCCGACGCGCCCCTCGGAGTACGCCAAGCAGCTGAAAGAGAAGCAGAAGGCCCGCGATATGTACGGTCTCTCGGAGCGGCAATTCCGCATTCTCTACGCCGAGGCGACCAAGAAGGCGGGGCAGACGGGCGAGACCTTCAAGCAGCTTCTGGAGCGCCGTCTCGACAACGTCATCTACCGTGCGGGGCTCGCTCTCACGCGCATGCAGGCACGGCAGTTCGTGAGCCATGGGCACTTTCTCATCGACGGAGTGCGCGTGTCGGTTCCCTCGTACCGCGTGCAACCGGGGGAGGTCATCATCATGCGGGAGCGGAACAAGCGCTCGCCAGTCTACGGACCGATCATCGATGCGCACGAGAAGTACATGCCGCCCAAGTGGCTGAAGGTGGATCATGGCGCAATGAAAGTCGAGGTCGTCGCCCTTCCTGCGCCCGACGATGCCGAACAGGCCATTGATGTCCGTCAGGTCGTGGAATTCTACTCTCGTACGTAG
- a CDS encoding stomatin-like transmembrane protein codes for MFLHSRISLPIYYYIAAAVVIILIILCIRQIDQYERGILFTMGKYSHMWNPGWHLLIPIFQSLTKVDVRIKAVDVPDQEAITKDNIPIRINAVIYFKVNDAAKAVIEVEDFFNAVSQLAQTTMRNAVGEVQLNQLLAEKAQVSENIKKVVDRVSDAWGIDVQSVELKDIILPDSLKRTIAKVAEAEREKQAVIISSEGEVASAANMAKAAAMLAASPGALHLRTLQSINDLSSDQSNTTVWMVPVEALKALEGLAKK; via the coding sequence GTGTTTCTGCATTCCCGCATCTCTCTGCCGATCTACTATTACATTGCCGCCGCTGTTGTCATCATCCTGATTATTTTGTGCATCAGGCAAATTGATCAGTATGAGCGTGGCATCCTGTTCACGATGGGCAAGTACAGTCACATGTGGAACCCGGGCTGGCACCTGCTCATCCCCATCTTCCAGAGCCTCACGAAAGTGGACGTGCGCATCAAGGCCGTGGACGTACCGGACCAGGAGGCCATCACCAAGGATAACATCCCCATCCGCATCAACGCCGTCATTTACTTCAAGGTCAACGACGCCGCCAAGGCCGTCATCGAGGTGGAGGATTTCTTCAATGCCGTCTCGCAATTGGCCCAAACCACCATGCGCAACGCCGTGGGTGAGGTGCAACTGAATCAGCTCCTCGCCGAGAAGGCGCAGGTGAGCGAGAACATCAAGAAAGTGGTGGATCGCGTGTCGGATGCCTGGGGCATCGACGTGCAGTCCGTGGAACTCAAGGACATCATCCTCCCTGATTCGCTCAAGCGCACCATCGCCAAAGTCGCCGAGGCCGAACGCGAGAAGCAAGCCGTGATCATCAGTTCGGAAGGCGAAGTAGCCTCCGCCGCCAATATGGCCAAGGCCGCCGCCATGCTCGCTGCTTCTCCCGGGGCATTGCACCTGCGCACCCTGCAGAGCATCAATGACTTAAGCTCTGACCAGTCCAACACAACGGTGTGGATGGTCCCCGTCGAAGCCCTGAAGGCACTGGAGGGATTGGCAAAGAAGTAG
- a CDS encoding ribulose-phosphate 3-epimerase, giving the protein MALSVLIAPSILSADRERLQEEIKSIEPYADWLQIDVMDGHFVPNVTFPFEVVQMIRTSLPLDIHLMVEDPASYAQKFLQLQPKNITFHAEAVQATDDRRALMQAIRKGGALAGIAINPPTSLGAIADVLGEVDLLLVMSVNPGFGGQAFIPSVLEKVEEARRRFPQLMIQMDGGIDERTAPQCIRAGANNLVAGSFIFRASDRAKAITSLRTAL; this is encoded by the coding sequence ATGGCTCTGTCCGTGCTCATCGCACCATCGATCCTCTCGGCAGACAGGGAGCGTCTTCAGGAGGAGATCAAGAGTATTGAGCCGTACGCCGACTGGCTGCAGATCGATGTGATGGACGGGCACTTCGTCCCGAATGTCACTTTTCCGTTCGAGGTGGTGCAGATGATCCGCACCTCGCTCCCGCTCGACATCCATCTCATGGTGGAAGATCCGGCTTCCTACGCGCAAAAGTTTTTGCAGTTGCAACCGAAGAACATCACGTTCCATGCCGAGGCAGTGCAGGCGACGGATGACAGGCGAGCCCTGATGCAAGCCATTCGTAAGGGCGGTGCTCTGGCCGGAATCGCGATCAATCCTCCGACATCTCTGGGTGCCATCGCCGATGTGCTGGGCGAAGTGGATCTGCTACTCGTCATGTCGGTGAACCCGGGCTTCGGCGGACAGGCGTTCATCCCGTCTGTCCTCGAAAAAGTGGAAGAGGCGCGCCGGCGGTTTCCTCAGCTCATGATCCAGATGGATGGTGGCATCGATGAGCGTACAGCCCCGCAGTGCATCCGTGCCGGCGCCAACAATCTGGTGGCCGGGAGCTTCATCTTCCGCGCTTCAGACCGCGCAAAAGCTATTACTTCTCTCCGCACCGCACTATGA
- a CDS encoding small subunit ribosomal protein S11, which yields MADLTPQTPASPSAKATADKSDSAPKKAETLTEKLEASAASAEGADAKAGPKVRRKKIKKSVPQARVCIHAGENNTIVTFTDLQGNKLGGCSAGMAGFKGTRKSTPYAAKVAAEKASELVQGYGIQSVTVEVKGLGPGREQSIRGLQSAGLNLDAIVDTTPIPHGGVRQPGRRRV from the coding sequence ATGGCTGATTTGACCCCCCAGACACCGGCTTCCCCCTCCGCCAAGGCTACGGCGGACAAGTCCGACTCTGCCCCGAAGAAGGCCGAGACGCTCACCGAGAAGCTCGAAGCTTCTGCGGCATCCGCCGAGGGCGCCGATGCCAAGGCCGGCCCCAAGGTCCGCCGCAAGAAGATCAAGAAGTCCGTGCCGCAGGCGCGCGTCTGTATTCATGCCGGCGAGAACAACACGATCGTGACGTTCACGGATTTGCAGGGCAACAAGCTCGGTGGTTGCAGCGCCGGCATGGCCGGTTTCAAGGGCACCCGCAAGTCCACGCCCTACGCGGCGAAAGTGGCGGCCGAGAAGGCTTCGGAGCTGGTGCAGGGCTACGGCATTCAGTCCGTGACCGTGGAGGTGAAGGGGCTCGGACCCGGACGGGAGCAGTCCATTCGCGGGCTGCAGAGCGCGGGCCTCAATCTGGATGCCATCGTCGATACGACGCCGATTCCCCACGGCGGGGTGCGCCAGCCCGGACGGCGGCGCGTGTAA
- a CDS encoding large subunit ribosomal protein L17, with protein MRHRLSRHRLALKPAHARMFKRNLLTSLLLYESVRTTKKRAQVVAPMVDHLIAVAKSSAPYNAIRAINRVVTDKNASRKIMEVYVKRFASVPSGFTRMVPVGARIGDGAPLVDLMFVEGIAVTVEPKAAKVKKSPSKK; from the coding sequence ATGCGACATCGTCTCTCTCGTCACCGGCTCGCCCTGAAACCCGCCCACGCGCGGATGTTCAAGCGCAACCTGCTCACGTCGCTGCTGCTCTACGAATCCGTGCGTACGACCAAGAAGCGCGCGCAGGTGGTGGCCCCGATGGTGGATCATCTGATCGCCGTGGCCAAGTCTTCCGCTCCGTACAATGCCATTCGTGCGATCAACCGCGTCGTGACGGATAAGAACGCCAGCCGCAAGATCATGGAAGTCTACGTGAAGCGCTTTGCCTCCGTGCCCTCCGGCTTCACGCGCATGGTGCCTGTGGGTGCCCGCATCGGCGACGGTGCGCCTCTCGTGGATCTGATGTTTGTGGAAGGCATTGCGGTGACCGTTGAACCCAAAGCAGCCAAGGTCAAGAAGTCCCCCTCGAAGAAATGA
- a CDS encoding triosephosphate isomerase → MLRIPLIAANWKMNPAPIEAWGPDSPYRPQNGIETIVFPAFLDLKACIEAGLPTGAQYGHPDSTGAHTGDVSMTMIKKTGCQFVLCGHSERRRDHGEEDSDVVAQAESALRNGLHPVICVGETEAERKTKRHKQVVERQVRVLPLREVVTIAYEPVWAIGTGVTPTPEQAQDMHTFIRSLIPEARRASTRILYGGSLTAENAPEFFEQPDIDGGLVGGASLTPATFREILLAAVRTK, encoded by the coding sequence ATGCTACGCATCCCACTGATTGCGGCTAACTGGAAAATGAACCCTGCTCCCATTGAGGCCTGGGGGCCCGATTCCCCCTACCGGCCGCAGAACGGCATTGAAACGATCGTCTTTCCTGCGTTCCTCGATTTGAAGGCCTGCATCGAGGCAGGGTTACCCACGGGAGCCCAGTACGGGCATCCGGATTCCACGGGTGCGCACACCGGAGACGTCAGCATGACGATGATCAAAAAGACAGGATGCCAGTTCGTGCTCTGCGGGCACAGTGAGCGGCGACGCGATCATGGCGAGGAGGATTCCGACGTGGTTGCCCAGGCAGAATCTGCGCTCAGAAACGGTCTTCACCCCGTCATCTGCGTGGGGGAGACAGAGGCGGAGCGCAAAACCAAGCGCCACAAGCAGGTCGTGGAACGGCAGGTGCGCGTGCTCCCGCTCAGAGAAGTGGTGACCATCGCCTACGAGCCGGTCTGGGCCATCGGCACGGGCGTCACCCCCACTCCGGAACAAGCCCAGGACATGCACACATTCATCCGGTCACTGATCCCCGAGGCGCGGCGCGCATCGACGCGCATCCTCTACGGAGGGTCCCTCACCGCAGAGAATGCCCCGGAGTTCTTTGAGCAGCCGGATATCGACGGCGGACTCGTCGGCGGAGCTTCGCTCACACCAGCGACGTTCCGCGAGATTCTGCTCGCAGCGGTGCGTACCAAGTGA
- a CDS encoding DNA processing protein translates to MDRPTALIWSWLNVLNAKRLAALLQVYGDMTKALQHIDEPLLQELGCRGDTVFAVLNRLEECDPAVYEQELKKRRLSFLTIDDSEYPRHLKEIADPPVFLYWRGDLTILDQPCIALVGTRAMSDYGRRVAESFVPELVRAGLVTVSGLALGIDATVARETIAAGGRTVAVLGHGLGKIYPRENARLAEEIVEAGGLYLSEFPLDAEPGKYTFPARNRIIAGLSLGTVVLEAPHGSGALITADLALDYGREVFVVPGPIFDPNYAGCHQMLGKGHAKLVSSAADILLELGVVASEAAQSSYDPKSAAEAALLNVLTTMPQTSDDLMERSGLPAGQIASALTMMELSGAAKQVGHGQWVRR, encoded by the coding sequence ATGGATCGCCCTACCGCCCTCATCTGGTCCTGGCTCAATGTACTCAACGCAAAGCGTCTTGCGGCGCTGCTGCAGGTCTACGGAGACATGACCAAGGCGCTCCAGCACATTGATGAGCCCCTTTTGCAGGAGCTGGGCTGCCGGGGGGACACCGTGTTTGCCGTTCTCAACCGCCTTGAGGAGTGCGATCCGGCAGTCTATGAGCAGGAGCTCAAGAAGCGCAGGCTCTCGTTCCTCACCATCGATGATTCCGAGTATCCGCGTCACCTGAAAGAGATCGCCGATCCCCCTGTCTTTCTCTACTGGCGCGGCGACCTCACGATTCTGGATCAGCCCTGCATCGCACTCGTGGGCACGCGCGCAATGAGCGACTACGGCAGGCGTGTGGCAGAGAGTTTCGTGCCGGAGCTGGTACGGGCAGGCCTCGTGACCGTGAGTGGGCTCGCGCTCGGCATCGATGCGACGGTTGCACGCGAAACCATCGCGGCGGGCGGCAGGACGGTGGCCGTCCTCGGGCATGGCCTCGGAAAGATCTACCCCAGAGAGAACGCGCGGCTTGCCGAAGAGATTGTCGAAGCAGGAGGTCTCTACCTCTCAGAGTTCCCGCTGGATGCAGAGCCCGGCAAGTACACCTTTCCCGCCCGCAATCGCATCATTGCCGGCCTCTCGCTGGGTACGGTCGTTCTGGAGGCTCCGCACGGGAGCGGGGCGCTCATCACGGCGGATCTGGCGCTGGATTACGGCCGTGAGGTCTTCGTCGTGCCCGGGCCGATTTTCGATCCCAATTACGCCGGCTGCCACCAGATGCTGGGCAAGGGACACGCCAAACTGGTGAGCTCTGCCGCCGATATTCTCCTGGAGCTGGGGGTGGTTGCCTCCGAAGCCGCCCAGTCATCCTACGATCCGAAGAGTGCGGCCGAAGCAGCCCTGCTCAACGTGCTCACGACAATGCCGCAGACATCCGATGATCTCATGGAGCGCTCTGGGCTCCCCGCAGGGCAGATCGCCTCCGCTCTCACGATGATGGAGCTTTCTGGGGCGGCGAAGCAGGTGGGCCACGGGCAGTGGGTGCGGAGGTAG